The nucleotide sequence TCTGTAGGGGCTAGAAGTCCATGACATGTACAGACTCGAAATAAAACAAGCTCGAATGTATCTATGCTATTCTATTGTCTATACAAATGTTGGTATACATCAAAAGGACTCGAAGATGTCGGTTAATAGCAGGAAAAGGTTCCAAAACTCAATAATCTCCCCATAAAGGACCTGACTTGTAACAACAAGCTGAGAGATGAGGTAGGATGCAGTGCCGAAAACAGCGACAAAGCACCTTACTCATACTCACATAGATCATAAACGGGGGAATCATTAAGAGTCGGGGCAAAAAACCTGATAGTTAGCCGACACCTTTTTTAATAGGAGGATTGACATCGAATAGCAAAGGAGTAGCTAACCATCCTAACCAATCCAATTGTACTTTATTCCCTCGATAATTGATCCACTCGAAGTTGCTATTTCTCATTTATAGGTCATGACCGATTGAGAACTCCCGATAAGACCGACCTTGCAATTTGCGACTGACCATGTGAAACCGGCCATTTGCAAGTCAGTGGTACGCAAATGAACCTTGTGACTTGCGTTTATCTTATCTAGATAAGGTTTACGGATGTGATTTCTTgacattttttttagatttttaagatAACATTTTATACCTTATTAATACTCTTTTTTACCGagattacacaaatttttttttttttttttcaaaagtcaAGAAATTTTATTGCAATATAGGTATTACAATCTGTAGGGGCTAGAAGTCCATGACATGTACAGACTCGAAATAAAACAAGCTCGAATGTATCTATGCTATTCTATAGTCTATACAAATGTTGGTATACATCAAAAGGACTCGAAGATGTCGGTTAATAGCAGGAAAAGGTTCCAAAACTCAATAATCTCCCCATAAAGGACCTGACTTGTAACAACAAGCTGAGAGATGAGGTAGGATGTAGTGCTGAAAACAGCGACAAAGCACCTTACTCATACTCACATAGATCATAAATGGGGGAATCATTAAGAGTCGGGGCAAAAAACCTTAGAGTTAGCCGACACCTTTTTTAATAGGAGGATTGGCATCGAATAGCAAAGGAGTAGCTAACCATCCTAACCAATCCAATTGTACTTTATTCCCTCGACAATTGATCCACTCGAAGCTTTTGTATTGTATCTCTGACACTAGTGATGGGCAAGTAGATTTTCTGGATCCGAAAACAGATTCATTTTTGTTTTTCCAAATAAAGCAACTCGTGACACACACTACCGCTTGCCAAAGTGCAGTTCCTGTTGACGTTTTGAGATTGGGGTTTGTGCATTTTGACAAGTCAGAGGGACAAGTAATATTTAAGGAGATGAGGTTCCACCATTTGCGAATTCTTTCCCAAATGTCATTCGCGAATTTGAAAGAAATCAAAGTGTGTTGTAACGTTTCGATCCCATCGTCACAAATCTGCTACCTAGTTGAATCAAGGTCAATTCCACGTCTATCGAGCTCCGATCTAACACTAATTGTTTCAATACAACACCCATGTTTATATGCAAACCGATtgtttcaaaactcctttgaaacACCCGGTTTATGCTGGAAAATCGATAAATCAAAATTTGTTAGGAAGCATTCTTAAAAAGTTACTGGTACCTCTTAATTCCTCTGTTTGTATCATAtagaatgtatcatatagaaggtgGATAATTATATTTTTGATTTACGGTAGATCCTGAAAATTTGAGAGAATTTTTAGATCACGTTAATAGCAACAtcccaataaaaatttatgttgtcGAGAGAGTTAAtaggtactccctccgtcccactacaagtgtccacttattgttttgcacacagttttagaaaatctcactaacttcattctccaccaatcagaattcTTCTCTCTCCAGAGAATAAactcttctcattggttgaaatacAAAGCGGACACTTGTAGTgagacatcccaaaatagaaatgtggacacttcaagtgggacggagggagtattatgtTATTGGTAGTACCGAGTACCAATGGTAGTGGAAATGACCCTTCCAAAATgtatgaacttggaaatcaatcaacACACCATGTCAATCAACCACAACAAACATATCACCAACATAACTATCAACGAGAACAATAAATACATCTCATTTAGCTTCTAACAACACTCATTAAGACACAACTAACATCCATTGCAGTACAACAAAGTCCAACATTGAACGTACATATTTCAAGAATTTGATTTGTAACACTATGGCGAAGAAAatgtatataaacagaaaaaaatatgATTGCAAGCGTTTGTTTCTAACTGAGGAATCGGGTGGTCAATTATAGAGAGGGAAACGTTATCTAAAAAAATCAAGAAAATCTACAAAAAATCTTTTCTAAAAATCTTATCCGGATAAAACTCTAGATAAATTCTCGCAAGTCGCAAGGCTTACTTGAGTCTCTAGCGAACAAATATAGGTCCAAGGCAACCTTGCGACCCTTGCATCCTGATAAATGGTTCTTGTCTCTCTTTTTCCTGATAAGTGCGATTACAATTTTCGAGTAAGATTTTCtaggttttctcaagatttttgttGGATAATGTTTCAACATAAATAGAATGGCCAGCTCTAAACTTTTTACTCCCTTATATGCAATGGCGAAAACAGCATAGGGCAGGGGGTTCTAGGCTTTTCCAGGCTTAAAATTTCGAATTTTTCGATTTTGTCCAAGTGGATTTGAAATTTTCAGGCTTAAAATTTGATTATGCCCCTAAAAGCCTTTATATTTTTGACCAAAAGCTTCCAGATTTTGCCCCCAACCCAAAAGCCTAAGACCCCAAGTTtcttttgcccccggtgaaaaaaatttcTGTTTTTGGCACTGCTTCTATGAAAAAAAACTTTGGAAATGGGTACGCCTACGCCCTTCAATCATTATCAGAGGGGAATTCAAGAATGTTGCTATTTTCTAAGAATAACTAACGCTAACACAAACTGACATTGTCAAGAGTACAATTGGTTTGAAGAGTTGTCTCAAGAATGTCTTATCCAGATCGTGTTGGTGATCTCCACTGGATTGATTATTATCGTCATGCAAAGTTAGAAATTCGAGCTTGATGGCCAGGACTTTAATTTGGAACTAACGACGTTCAATAGGGTGTTAGGCTTTCCCAATGGAGTATGACAATTTTACTCTCGGAGTTATGATTCAATGTTTTATGGTGTAGTCTCTCGTATGACAGTACGTGCTGACTTTATCATAACAAAGTATTGTGAGCCGTTCATCAAAGGCAAGTCGCAAGGCTTCCTTTCGTCCCTAACGACTcgccactttttttttttttgaaaggtaaACACACAGACACATTTATACACGAATTTAAACACGAATACTTTTCGCAAGGCATCCTTGCATCCCTTGCGACTCGCCGCTGACCAGTTTCACACGGTCAGTGGCAAGGCGCAAGGTCCGTCTGACCGTGTGTTCTGGGTCATGATCGATAAATTCCAGGACGTTACATTAAATTTATCGTCATTACTGATAACACACGACTTGCAAAGTCGCAAAGTAGGTTTGTGATTTGTGAGGACATCTAGGTAATTACATTTAATTGGAGGCGTTTGCTTTTATGCAACTAATATTAGATGTTAAACCAGCGATTATCTCCTTTGTTTTTTTTTCCTCTGCCTCAGACGTCATCAAGTAGGCTTCAGTAGGTCTCTTTTCAGCCATCTCATTTTGGTATGTAATTGCAATTGAATTGTAATTGTAAATGAAATACACAGCTGTTATGATGTCCATTCTTTGATTATGAATTGGTAAtcagttatgatttgttttaattaCTCATACTATACTGACATTTGACTATTTTATCATTTGATTATAGATAGATTTACTTCGATTGTTAGAGATTATACGATACTAAATAACTTTAAATATCACAGTTGGTAGATCTGTTAGTTAGCCTTGCATTATGTGACAGTTTAGGACTCCATGGATGAATTTTAAGAGTTAGGtgacttaatttttaaaaactaataagataagAACCCAATTTGAAGTTGATCAGACATTAATCTAAACAACTGTTAGCGTCTCTCTTCAAATTAAGTAGCTTTGTTAACAGTAAGATTGAATGTCTAAAATACACTTGAACCCTAGTAGTCATTAACCCAAAGTTTTAGGCTTTCTGATATAAAGACACATTTTATCAATAAAAATCAAAATACATTAATTATTGTAGTCTTGTTAATTTGAAGGGTGAACAAATTCCACTAAAGTTTTATGTAGCGTTCCCTGTATGAGGAATAGACTAGAACAAGGCATTCACATAGTTATGATATCAATTATAAATGAGCCTCTTAAATACATTATAGCTATCATTTTTTTATGTCACACTCACTATTTCATACGCAAACTCAAATGCACTGCGTTAACATTTACATAGGTATTTTTCTCTTTTCGAACCAACGGTGGCAAAATGGGTGGGTCAGACGTTACGGGGATAGGGTCAAAACAGTTATAGGTGGGATGGGTCCGTTTGTGTCGACCTGGCTGGAACATAATTCGTCCACGACTTTGAATTTTCTAATTACTGTATAAAGAATGTGATATAAGATTTCTTCAATAGTAGTTAAAAACATTATCTATGAACGCTTAGGGATTTAAAATTCACTTTGGTAAGTTTTGGATACTTTGGCCAGTGGTACTCCTTTCATTCTGGGTTATTATAATCCTTTGACCCGTTTCATCTGCTATAGATATCGACCCAACATCCATTCTTAAGTCCCTGGGTTGAAATATTCTCTATAATACATATGCTAAGTATACATTATGTGAATGCTAGTATGCTAGTGTGATAGTCAATCCCAGTTGCAATTATGTGTTACTTAGTGTAATTATCGTCATTTTTTCAAAGTTGATCCAACTTATATGGCTTCTGAATTTGCAGTTGATGTGACACAAAGTTAAACAGGAGTTAATGAAGAAGAAAATTATTTTCAATGGCAATATATTGACTTTGAAAACAACCATCTCATAACTCTATATACGAACATTTTAATCGATACTGCCAACAGACACCCACCATTAAGAAAACGCCATGAAACCTTCAAAAAACAAGAAAGCAAAACAGTTGAACGAAACGCATACCCAACCAACAGATTCAGATCGACCCGTTATCAAAGACCTGTTATGGTTCTCATTCATTGCTACGTTTGTTAAAATACTTCTCATCCCAGCCTATCACAGCACTGATTTTGAGGTCCACCGTAACTGGCTGGCCCTCACCCACACCTTACCATTATCCCATTGGTACTCAGATGAGACCAGCCCATGGACCCTTGATTACCCTCCTTTATTTGCATATTTCGAGCGTTTTCTATCCCTTTTTGCTTCTCTCGTGGACCCCACCATCACACACCTCCAAAACGGCCTAAATTACAACGCTTCTTCAGTCATTATCTTCCAAAGACTCAGCGTAATAGCTTCAGATACAGTTTTAATTTACTCGATATATCGATTAACTAAGAACATGGAGTTAAAGAAACGACTCATGATCTGGATTTTGCTTATTTGGTCACCTGGGTTGTTGATTGTTGATCATATCCATTTTCAGTACAACGGGTTTCTTTTGGGGATTCTATTACTTTCTTTGGGCGCAATTAAAAAAGGAAATGACTTAATGGGCGGGTTCGTTTTTGCGGTTTTGTTGTGTTTCAAACATCTGTTTGCTGTGGCGGGGCCCGTTTATTTTGTTTATCTGTTGCGGCATTACTGTCGTGGAGGAATTATTCGAGGTTTCGGTAAGTTGGTCACAATGGGAATGGTGGTTGTTGCGGTTTTCGTAGCAGCCTATGGACCATTTGCATATCATGGACAGGTAATATGTCTTGCTCTTGTCATCATTTTAAAGTTTTATATGCTGATATAATTTAAATTGCTGGACTTGTTACTATTACTATTTACTATATGTAGTACATATATGTTAAACGTATTTATATTGAGTTGATTCCTGCAATTCTTCCTTGTTATGCTGAACATTTTGCTTTGTATGCTCAGAAGATTATATTTACTATTAACATGTTTTGACTCTTCAAAATGTAATATCACTTCAATTCTGGTGGTTTTTATAACCTCTATTGGATCATGCAAGTAAATATAATAAATCTTCAATTCATGTGGTTAATATAACATGTGTTGCTAAAGTGACCAAAGGAGTCAACAATTCAAAACTGAAACTATGAACAGTCTGAATATgaaccaaggttgtaaaagtcgcgagtcgggatgAGATGGAGACGAGTCgggcgttgaccaacgttgacttttagcAATAGAAAAATTGAACATATTTGTATTACCAGTGGCGAAAACAAGAATTTTTTTCCCAGGGGGTGAATTTTTTTTTAAGAGCGTTTGCAATCACTACTTTTTTACttccattctttatgaaaatacaacCTTTTGGGTCATGGGCTTTTGGGTTGGAGGCAAAATATGGagcttttgggcaaaatatggagtctTTTGGGCAAAAAGATGAAGGCTTTTGGTTCGGGCCAAAATAAAAAAATCTAAATTCTTTGGCTCAAAAATTCAGGGCGCGGGTGCTCCCCTGCCCCTCTCTAGTTTCGCCTGTGTATCacacataaatatatcaaacatataaCATAATATTTCAAACAATGAAATATGGCACAAAATCTAATTTTAGAGAATATATATTTGTTGACATAACTTTGACTGACTTTTTCCAACTTTGACCGGCTTTGACCCGACTCGGCATGACGTTGACCGAAATTTACCCAACTTTTAAGGTTAGTCCCCAAATCGACGCGTCGGCCGATTTGTCCTACTTTTACAACAATGATATGTACACAAGAGCTCAATTTGAGACATGTACATATATTCTTACGAATTCCTTACATCCCTTTTTAACTAATACTATATTTTTGAATTTGTGGTGTTTGCTTACCATAGTAAACACAATAGCTCCCACTGTTAATTTTGCATACACAAACAAATAGATTCAACTAATACCATTCTCATGGTACCCAATTGTTTTGCACTTATCATTCTGTGTATTGCTTTGCAGATACAAGAAGTTGTGAAACGTATGTTTCCTTTTGGTAGGGGCCTTTGCCATGCTTATTGGGCTCCAAATTTTTGGGTGTTTTATATACTATCAGATAAGATTCTTTCTTTCGTGCTTACAAAATTTGGATTTCACATTCAAGCCCCAACGGCTTCATTCACGGGTGGCCTAGTTGGGGACTCGTCTCCTTTTGCTATACTTCCTACGGTATAACTTGCGCCTTAATATTAACTTGCATATATTCGTGTATAAATTTTTTAACTTGTACAAGTAAATTGATTGTGATATGCAGATCACACCTTTAGTAACCTTTGTGCTCGTCCTACTTGCTATATCTCCGTCTCTTTTCAAGATTTGGAGGAATCCCGACCCAAAAATGATTATTAGATGGGTTTCATATGCGTACACTTGTGGTTTTTTGTTTGGATGGCATGTGCACGAAAAGGCGTCACTTCACTTCTTAATTCCCCTTGCAGTTATTGCAGTTGAAAGTATTGACGATGCACGTCATTACTTCATCGTATCTATAGGTATAGGTATTCCTTTTTAATCTGTTACCGTTATTTTGTTTAGCGAGTACTTTAACTTAATTACGTATGTTTTCTTGCAGTTTCCATCTTCTCGTTGCTCCCTCTTCTCTACGAAGCTCAAGAGTACCCGATAAAAGTGTTGTTACTTGTTTTATACGTTACTTTAATGTGGTTTGGCTTTTCTTCTGCGAGTGAATCGATCACAGATGGAGCTTCGGTCTCCAAAAATGGTGGTTTTGTTTTCAAATGGGTTGAAAAGATCTATTTGGTTGGTTTTGTGGTTGTGGAGATATGGGGGCAGTTTCTTCATCCTTTGCTTCTTGGTGATAGATTTCCATTTTTACCCCTTATGTTGGTCTCCTTTTATTGTGCATTAGGAATGATGTACTCTTGGATTTGGCAACTTAGATATATTATTAGATCTTGTTGATGATTTGTGAGGTGATTGTTGTTAACTAACACACCAGTTAGGAGCTTTATTTCACAATGTAAAATGCATTAGTTAAAATTTTGAACCATTCTAGTTAACCATATTTGCCAATCTAACGAGCATTTTTGTGAAACGGTTTGTGATTAATTTGAAACTTTTTACTTGAATCTTGTTTAGTATCATTACATTCTCCGCCATTCTTTAATTAAAATAACCGAGTTCCTGTTTTTCCAAATCATGTATCTACTAATCCATTTAGTTGCTTGCAAAAGTTAGCTGTTGTCGATTAATGATTCACCCCACTGCCATTGAAGGATTGTTGGTGCACAAATGTGACAAATTTCCCATTTCTCGTCACTTATACACTCGATCTCATACTTCAACTGCAACTTTACAAAGTTAAGGAGTGCTTTAAGGTTTTGATGTCATAAAACATGTTTTCTCATTTCTCATCACTTATACACTCGATCTCACACTTCAACTACAACTTTACAAATTAAGGAGTGCTTTAAGGTTTCGATGTCATAAAACATGGACATCTCACCGAATCAAGTTCAGTTCAGTCACAAACCAATGAATAGCATTAAGAAGTTGCACAATATACCACAGAGGCATTGACAGAGGTGGTATACGAGGGGGCGACATGTTTGTTCTCAACGAGTAGGCGCATGTTCGATCTCAAGGCCCATGATTGGTACTGCCAGCAATTAGTTTCTCGAATGGGGTTTTCACAACCGTATAGCCAGGTTGTTGCGATTTGGATTTCTTCCTAACGCGTGTGTGAGTATCGTATGATCCCGAAGATGATCTAGTCGCTGTTGGGTCATGCCGATTGTGCCGTTAAAAAAAGTTGCACAATATAATTGGGTAATTAATTGTGTAAATGTATTGAATTTATTAAAACAAATGTATacttatctatagtttctattaaaatcctataatgatgatgttattattaggttaattactttgtttaaaaaaaatcaaaaaacaaaagaaaaaaaatctaaacatggtgggtgatgtcattaatctaaataatttttaaataaaattaaatcttattaattattattattattatatcttattaataattattttaattattaaaattaaataattttgaattattttaattaattattttaatttgagtacgagaaggtataaaagctaggtagaaggaaatcaattctaaatttatattttaatttacacttttaaaataaaatgacaaccaatattatctcttatgattggacgtagattgtttaatatgcattttaggtgtttgatgaaatgttcagctgtcgAGTTTTTTAGTCAGACTCTGTGGTTCCaccggtcattaaactaaatgactttagcatttacgttaacttattttttaattaaaattaaatcttattaaatattatcattattattaaatcttattaataattattttaattatcaaaattaaataattttgaattattttaattaattattttaattaattattttaatttgagTACGACaacgtataaaagctaggcagaagtaAACCAaatcaaaatttatattttaatttacactttttaaaataaaataacaaccaatattgtgaagacccgtcctaatccatccgaacgaagtccatatcgattataaacgattcacaacagttgattacatcgcgaggtacttgacctctatatgatacattctacaaacattgcattcgtttttgaaaatacaatcttccattacatcgaaagttgacggcatgcatcccatttcaaagtatatctatctataattgacttaataataattctgatgaacttgacgactcgaatgcaacgtcttttgaaatatgacatgaatgactccaagtaatatctctaaaatgagcaaatgcacagcggaagatttctttcgtacctgagaataaacatgctttcaagtgtcaaccaaaaggttggtgagttcattagtttatcataaataattatttcataactttaatagaccacaagatttcatatttccatttcttataaacatacgtcccatgcatagagacaaaaatatcattcatatggattgaacacctggtaaccgacattcacaaaatacatataagaatatccccatcattccgggatcctccttcggacatgatataaatttcgaagtactaaagcatccggtactttggatggggcttgttgggcccgatagatctatctttaggattcgcgtcaattacggtgtttgttccctaattcttagattaccagactaaaaaggggcatattcggtttaataatccagccatagaatgtagtttcaagtacttgtgtctatttcgtaaaacagttataaaagcagcgcatgtattctcagtcccaaaaatatatattgcaaaagcatttaaaaagggagcaaatgaaactcacaataatgtattttgtagtaaaaatacatatgacgatatttaacaatgcatgattgccctcggattcacgaacctatatcaattgtatatttattaaaacatgaaATGATAATCTCATAATTTTCATTTATAACCTATATAATATTtgtgtgtttgtagttatataaattttatattaaattttatttaatacagatactttatttatgtgtattatatcttaagttttattttatgttatatatctataaatatatgtttagtattatatttaaaaaccgataGTTTATTttatgtaagtatttttataaatattgttcataataacaatactaacctaaaatgaaattttaataaatatagtaactttgataaaaatgttaatttttgattaggagatagttttaataaaaaagaatagtgatattcatattaatagatataatgataatattgatgataatacttatgttagtaataataataataaaaaataatagtattaataataaaaataataataataataataataacaataacttgatactaataccaatattaatgataataataatagtttgtgttattttcgtaataacaatattaataacaataatcataataataataataaataaatgataagcAATAATAATTGTGTATACCCTCAAAAGCTTTTAGTAAAAAGAAGTGCTTCAgatgagactcgaacccaagacctctcgctcacccataacGCCATAAACCATTTCACTGTGTGTTCTCTTTCTAATTTAATCTAGGACTCGACTTCAATTAACCCGTTTTCTGTTTTAGTCATCATAATATACGGCCCAATGGCACAACCCTTATACTGCCCCACATGTGCTAAAGTATTATTACGGCCCAATTGTTTAATTGGTCCAACAGACTCAAGTAATTCACCACAGCTCagctttttatttaaaaaaaaaaatacgaatTCGCCTAGGACgagtttcgaacctaggacctctcgttTATCCTCAACACTCCAAACCATCCCTCTACTCTGTCATATCTGTTTTATCCcgaattaaaatttatataagCCATATGTTCTGCCTTCTTTttcttcaacatcatcatctttatatgtATATCATACACTATCATCATCATCTCAAATATTCACTATTTAACATAACAATcatcatcaatatatatatatatatatatatatatatatatatatatatatatatatctcgctaGCATCATCTATttcctattcttcttcttcttctttctttacATCATCATatcatgtcacacccccaaaatagggcctagggtatttgtgactaattatatcaaatcacagttgtatatacgagaacgactctatatgagacgttttgaataaaacatttattaataaaacagcggaagcattaaaagttttacatcaaatttaaactgaaataataataatattcttaatgcaaagtaaatgtaatgaaatgaagactccacgtagcagcattcaattcatcaggtagcaatcatggcaatcatcttattcgtcacctgagacaaaacatgcttaaagtgtcaaccaaaaaggttggtgagttcattagtttatcaaaatcaatcattttcgttataataataggccacaagatttcagtttcataaatatccgtacactagcaagtgtataacagcattctataagttgtaggcacccggtaacaagcttaacgttcatgttttaccctctgaaagtacaccgaatcaggtgtgttatataaacctcgaagtactaaagcatcccatagtcaggatagggttgtcaggcccaatagatctatctttaggattcgcgcctaccgtacatagacaggtagtttaatgttaccaagctaagggtatatttctggtttaaacccacatagaattagttttagtacttgtgcctatttcgtaaaatatttataaaacaatgcatgtattctcagcccaaaaatatatataaaaagggagtaatgaaactcaccttaaatagcagttgaagtattccacgcaagaaaggaaagtaaagcaagtaagtgatcgagatatcaactagaagtagttcttaagagaaaaatgagagattaaggtgtaagtttgaaatgagaaatgtatgtggtatttatagttgaaaatgttaggtaaaaaaaaatttaaaataaaataagtaaatcttaaaagttaaaataagaaaaagtattttgtatttttattaaaagtaaatcttaaaagttaaaataagaaaaagtagtttgtatttttattaaaagtaaaatcttaaaagttaaaataagaaaaagtattttgtatttttaataaaagtaaaatcttaaaagttaaaataagaaaaagtattttgtatttttattaaaagtaaatcttaaaagttaaaataagaaaaagtagtttatatttttattaaaagtaaatcttaaaagttaaaataagaaaaagtattttgtatttttattaaaagtaaaatcttaaaagttaaaataagaaaaagtagtttgtatttttttattaaaagtaaaatcttaaaagttaaaataagaaaaagtagtttgtat is from Rutidosis leptorrhynchoides isolate AG116_Rl617_1_P2 chromosome 10, CSIRO_AGI_Rlap_v1, whole genome shotgun sequence and encodes:
- the LOC139872973 gene encoding dolichyl pyrophosphate Glc1Man9GlcNAc2 alpha-1,3-glucosyltransferase-like, whose protein sequence is MKPSKNKKAKQLNETHTQPTDSDRPVIKDLLWFSFIATFVKILLIPAYHSTDFEVHRNWLALTHTLPLSHWYSDETSPWTLDYPPLFAYFERFLSLFASLVDPTITHLQNGLNYNASSVIIFQRLSVIASDTVLIYSIYRLTKNMELKKRLMIWILLIWSPGLLIVDHIHFQYNGFLLGILLLSLGAIKKGNDLMGGFVFAVLLCFKHLFAVAGPVYFVYLLRHYCRGGIIRGFGKLVTMGMVVVAVFVAAYGPFAYHGQIQEVVKRMFPFGRGLCHAYWAPNFWVFYILSDKILSFVLTKFGFHIQAPTASFTGGLVGDSSPFAILPTITPLVTFVLVLLAISPSLFKIWRNPDPKMIIRWVSYAYTCGFLFGWHVHEKASLHFLIPLAVIAVESIDDARHYFIVSIVSIFSLLPLLYEAQEYPIKVLLLVLYVTLMWFGFSSASESITDGASVSKNGGFVFKWVEKIYLVGFVVVEIWGQFLHPLLLGDRFPFLPLMLVSFYCALGMMYSWIWQLRYIIRSC